The Methylotenera sp. G11 genome includes a window with the following:
- a CDS encoding PTS sugar transporter subunit IIA → MIGILMITHGTLGDSLLECANHMLGKTPPQIASLAVSSKDDPGSVVPKAMELVASVNSGDGVLVLSDMYGATPCNIVTKILQPGVVEGVAGVNLPMLVRVMNYRQEPLPVLVDKALSGGREGVVAFDRESCERFEQGSVK, encoded by the coding sequence ATGATCGGTATTTTAATGATTACGCATGGTACGCTCGGTGATAGCCTGCTGGAGTGTGCAAACCACATGTTGGGCAAGACCCCTCCGCAGATAGCCTCGCTCGCGGTCAGCAGTAAAGATGACCCCGGCAGTGTCGTTCCGAAGGCGATGGAACTGGTTGCGAGCGTGAATAGCGGCGATGGCGTGCTTGTATTGTCTGATATGTATGGCGCCACCCCTTGCAATATCGTGACTAAAATACTGCAGCCGGGAGTAGTTGAAGGCGTGGCTGGCGTGAATCTGCCCATGCTGGTCAGGGTCATGAACTATCGGCAGGAGCCTTTGCCGGTGCTGGTTGATAAAGCCTTGAGCGGAGGCCGTGAAGGCGTCGTGGCGTTTGACCGTGAAAGCTGTGAGCGCTTCGAGCAAGGCTCCGTTAAATAA
- the rapZ gene encoding RNase adapter RapZ, translating into MKQLIIVTGLSGSGKSIALRALEDSGYYCIDNLPATMLPSLSDHLTTVHHHLVAISIDSRSAAIESLPDNIALLKSQNVDTRVLYLESNVETLVKRFSETRRKHPLSKDTTTLAESIAYERELLGNLGSLGHVIDTSNLSANTLRGWVKDVVSSEHAGLTLLFTSFGFKHGIPLDADFVFDVRCLPNPHYDPNLRELTGKDEQIKAYLEVHDSVQEMLSDIRAFVEKWLPCFIMDNRGYLTVAIGCTGGQHRSVYMVEQLSQYFQSQQKVLTRHRELK; encoded by the coding sequence ATGAAGCAACTGATCATTGTGACGGGTCTTTCCGGCTCAGGTAAGAGTATCGCATTGCGTGCGCTTGAAGATAGCGGTTATTACTGTATCGACAACCTGCCGGCAACCATGCTGCCCAGCCTGTCAGACCACCTCACGACCGTGCATCATCATCTGGTCGCGATCAGTATCGACAGTCGGAGTGCCGCGATTGAATCGCTGCCGGATAATATCGCCCTGCTGAAATCGCAGAATGTCGACACACGCGTTTTGTATCTGGAGTCTAACGTGGAAACGCTGGTAAAGCGATTCAGTGAGACACGGCGCAAGCATCCGTTAAGCAAAGATACGACTACGCTGGCTGAGAGTATTGCTTATGAGCGGGAACTGCTGGGCAATCTCGGCAGCCTGGGGCATGTGATTGATACCAGCAACCTGAGTGCCAATACCTTGCGCGGCTGGGTCAAGGATGTCGTGTCCAGCGAGCATGCGGGGCTGACCTTGCTGTTTACTTCGTTTGGGTTCAAGCATGGCATACCGCTGGATGCCGATTTCGTATTCGATGTGCGCTGCCTGCCTAACCCGCATTACGACCCGAACCTGCGTGAGCTGACGGGTAAGGACGAGCAGATCAAGGCTTATCTGGAAGTGCATGATTCAGTGCAGGAGATGCTTTCGGATATCCGTGCTTTTGTCGAAAAATGGCTGCCGTGTTTTATTATGGATAACCGCGGTTACCTGACCGTCGCCATCGGATGTACCGGCGGCCAGCATCGCTCGGTTTACATGGTCGAGCAGCTAAGCCAGTATTTTCAGTCGCAGCAGAAAGTACTGACCAGGCACCGGGAGCTCAAATAG
- the hprK gene encoding HPr(Ser) kinase/phosphatase — protein MAQINVAELFKQTRRKLKLNWIAGLNGGSNTLTSETVTKPSLALIGHLNFVHPNRVQVLGCAEMDYLRSLPTTEAVRAIENLYSTDLAAVIVANGEKVPESLMAAADAHAAPLFTSTLRSPALMDFLSHYLAQAVAESVSLHGVFMEVQGFGALIKGEAAIGKSELALELISRGHRLVADDVVDFFRISPERVEGRCPALLQDFLEVRGLGILNIRAIFGDNSVKPTKPLDLIIQLEMADKLAPQLLDRLNIKTLHEEVLGVKVPKVQIPIAAGRNIAVLVEVAIRNHVLLLRGINATKQFTQRQQREMKKNR, from the coding sequence ATGGCTCAAATAAACGTCGCTGAGCTATTCAAACAAACCCGCCGCAAGCTCAAACTCAATTGGATCGCAGGGCTGAACGGCGGGTCAAATACTCTCACTAGCGAAACCGTCACAAAACCATCACTGGCACTCATCGGCCATCTTAATTTCGTGCATCCTAACCGTGTCCAGGTGCTGGGCTGTGCCGAGATGGATTATTTACGCAGCTTGCCGACCACCGAGGCAGTACGTGCAATCGAGAACCTGTACTCAACCGACCTGGCGGCCGTGATCGTTGCCAACGGCGAAAAAGTGCCGGAATCACTTATGGCGGCTGCCGATGCGCACGCCGCGCCCTTGTTTACCTCCACTTTACGCAGCCCTGCGCTGATGGATTTCCTGAGCCATTACCTGGCGCAGGCAGTGGCAGAATCTGTCAGCCTGCATGGCGTATTCATGGAGGTGCAGGGTTTTGGTGCGCTGATTAAAGGTGAGGCGGCTATCGGTAAAAGTGAGCTCGCTCTGGAGCTTATTTCACGCGGGCATCGCCTGGTTGCAGATGACGTCGTAGATTTCTTCCGGATTTCACCTGAGCGGGTTGAAGGGCGCTGCCCGGCTTTGCTGCAGGACTTTCTGGAGGTGCGCGGCCTGGGTATCCTGAATATCCGCGCCATCTTTGGCGATAATTCAGTCAAGCCGACCAAGCCGCTTGACCTGATTATCCAGCTGGAAATGGCAGATAAACTGGCACCGCAGCTGCTTGACAGGCTGAATATCAAAACCCTGCACGAAGAGGTGCTGGGCGTCAAAGTGCCTAAGGTGCAGATTCCGATCGCGGCCGGGCGCAACATTGCGGTACTGGTAGAAGTTGCAATCCGCAACCACGTGTTATTATTGCGCGGTATTAATGCAACCAAGCAATTTACCCAGCGCCAGCAGCGTGAAATGAAAAAAAACAGATAG
- the hpf gene encoding ribosome hibernation-promoting factor, HPF/YfiA family: protein MNLQLTGHHLEITPALRDYLTSKLAKVSNHFDHVIDVKVTMSVEKLAQKVEATLHVPGNDLHAECQDENMYSAIDMLTDKLDRQVLRHKEKNSDHHKANGAVKHQNVE from the coding sequence ATGAATTTACAATTAACTGGTCACCATTTAGAAATAACCCCAGCATTGCGCGATTATCTTACAAGCAAACTGGCTAAAGTTAGTAATCACTTTGATCATGTGATCGATGTCAAAGTGACCATGAGTGTTGAAAAGCTCGCCCAAAAGGTAGAAGCTACACTGCATGTTCCTGGTAATGATTTACACGCGGAATGTCAGGATGAGAATATGTACAGCGCAATTGATATGCTGACTGACAAACTTGACCGCCAGGTGTTGAGGCATAAAGAGAAGAATTCAGATCACCACAAAGCGAATGGTGCCGTTAAGCATCAGAATGTTGAATAA
- a CDS encoding RNA polymerase factor sigma-54 — MKQGLQLKFSQNLSLTPQLQQAIRLLQLSTLELNQEIDVLMQTNPLLERGDDSEDEYGNPVDQAAEDSPLNNGADSQTASAQDAAGNADAGDFDAGFNGQDFQPGVSESGTTEAGQFDEASDFEPGAADFSDTFSAEFDEEFDVFSNGSRWDENNMPADDDSDFKQQDTLQISLREHLLSQLKLMPLSDRDQTLTLLLVDSINDDGYLEQSLEEIVEEMPLELEIDALELQTALRHIQHLDPAGVGARNLSECLLLQLDALPENTPHLALARLVAEKHLPALGARDFAKLRKELGCDEQTLKQVQLVITSLNPRPGADFSHIGSEHYIQHEVVVKKVKGIWIASLNESVIPKLRINQLYAGILKRNRDSSSQYLQSQMQEAKWMIKNIQQRFSTILRVSQAIVDRQRNFLEYGEVAMKPLVLREIADELGLHESTISRVTTNKYMLTPRGIFELKYFFGSSVATDSGGTCSATAIRALIRKLVEQENPKKPYSDNQITDLLAKQGIVVARRTIAKYRESLNIAPASLRKSL, encoded by the coding sequence ATGAAGCAAGGTTTACAACTCAAATTCTCCCAGAATTTATCCCTTACACCACAACTGCAGCAGGCCATTCGCCTGTTGCAGCTTTCGACGCTGGAGCTGAATCAGGAAATCGACGTTCTGATGCAAACCAACCCGCTGCTGGAGCGTGGTGACGATAGCGAAGACGAGTACGGCAACCCTGTAGACCAGGCTGCGGAAGATTCGCCATTGAATAATGGCGCAGACAGCCAGACAGCTTCAGCGCAGGATGCTGCCGGCAATGCGGATGCAGGTGATTTTGATGCCGGTTTCAATGGCCAGGACTTCCAGCCCGGCGTCAGCGAGTCCGGCACTACGGAAGCGGGGCAGTTTGATGAAGCCTCCGACTTCGAGCCGGGTGCTGCAGATTTCTCCGATACATTTTCTGCTGAATTCGATGAAGAATTTGACGTGTTTTCCAATGGTAGCCGCTGGGATGAGAATAATATGCCGGCGGATGACGACAGCGATTTCAAGCAGCAGGATACATTGCAGATCAGCCTGCGCGAACACCTGTTATCGCAGCTGAAGCTGATGCCGCTGTCGGATCGTGACCAGACGCTGACCTTGCTGCTGGTGGATAGCATCAATGATGATGGCTACCTGGAACAATCCTTGGAAGAGATCGTAGAAGAAATGCCGCTGGAGCTGGAGATCGACGCGCTGGAACTGCAAACGGCGCTGCGCCATATCCAGCACCTTGATCCGGCGGGTGTCGGTGCACGCAATTTAAGCGAATGCCTGCTGCTGCAGCTTGATGCCTTGCCTGAAAATACGCCGCACCTGGCGTTGGCGCGCCTGGTGGCAGAAAAGCACCTGCCGGCATTGGGCGCGCGCGATTTTGCCAAACTGCGTAAAGAGCTGGGCTGTGACGAACAGACGCTGAAGCAGGTGCAGCTGGTCATCACCAGCCTGAATCCGAGGCCTGGAGCCGATTTCAGCCACATCGGTTCCGAGCATTATATCCAGCATGAAGTGGTCGTGAAAAAAGTCAAAGGCATCTGGATTGCGAGCCTGAATGAGAGCGTGATTCCCAAGCTCAGGATCAACCAGCTCTATGCCGGCATATTGAAACGTAACCGCGATAGCTCCAGCCAGTACCTGCAAAGCCAGATGCAGGAAGCAAAATGGATGATCAAAAATATCCAGCAGCGCTTTTCAACCATCCTGCGTGTTTCGCAGGCCATTGTCGACCGCCAGCGTAATTTCCTGGAGTATGGCGAGGTGGCGATGAAGCCCCTGGTGCTGCGCGAAATCGCGGATGAGCTGGGTTTGCATGAGTCGACGATTTCCCGCGTAACGACGAATAAATACATGCTCACGCCACGCGGCATCTTCGAGCTTAAATATTTTTTCGGCAGCTCGGTCGCGACCGACAGCGGCGGCACCTGTTCAGCCACGGCGATTCGTGCGCTGATCAGGAAACTGGTCGAACAGGAAAATCCTAAAAAGCCTTACTCCGATAACCAGATCACTGATTTGCTCGCAAAGCAGGGTATCGTGGTGGCGCGCCGTACCATTGCGAAATACCGTGAATCACTGAATATCGCGCCTGCCAGTTTAAGAAAATCGCTATAA
- the lptB gene encoding LPS export ABC transporter ATP-binding protein: MSELVVENLRKSYKARTVVQDISLTIKSGEVIGLLGPNGAGKTTSFYMMVGLVPLDEGRILLDGVDLSRMPIHMRARMGLSYLPQEASIFRKLTVSENIMAILQLQEISEEAMQERLESLLEELHITHIRDSIAISLSGGERRRVEIARCLASDPSFVLLDEPFAGIDPIAVIDIQQIVRFLSSRNIGVLITDHNVRETLGICDRAYIVNQGHVFASGIPSEIVASESVREVYLGKDFRL, translated from the coding sequence ATGAGTGAACTCGTTGTAGAGAATCTGCGCAAGTCTTATAAGGCACGTACCGTGGTGCAGGATATTTCTTTGACGATAAAAAGCGGAGAAGTGATCGGGCTGCTGGGGCCTAACGGTGCCGGCAAAACCACCAGCTTTTATATGATGGTAGGGCTGGTGCCCCTGGATGAAGGCAGGATTTTGCTGGACGGCGTGGATTTAAGCCGCATGCCTATTCATATGCGTGCAAGAATGGGCTTGTCCTACCTGCCGCAGGAAGCCTCTATTTTCCGCAAGCTGACCGTGTCTGAAAACATCATGGCGATTCTGCAGTTACAGGAAATTTCTGAAGAAGCAATGCAGGAGAGGCTCGAATCACTTCTGGAAGAGCTGCATATCACGCATATCCGTGACAGTATCGCGATCAGCCTGTCCGGCGGTGAACGGCGCCGTGTGGAGATTGCACGCTGCCTGGCTTCCGACCCCAGCTTTGTGTTGCTGGATGAGCCGTTTGCCGGTATTGACCCGATTGCGGTGATTGATATTCAGCAGATTGTCCGTTTTTTGAGCTCACGCAATATCGGCGTATTAATCACCGACCACAACGTGCGTGAGACCCTGGGTATCTGCGATCGCGCTTATATCGTCAATCAGGGGCATGTGTTCGCTTCCGGTATCCCGAGCGAGATTGTGGCAAGTGAAAGCGTCAGGGAAGTTTATCTGGGTAAAGATTTTCGTTTATGA
- the lptA gene encoding lipopolysaccharide transport periplasmic protein LptA has translation MIGIAVLSLSLSGMSGRAMAEAADRDKPIDLEADTVKVDDSKQISTYSGNVILTQGTLVIHADKLIVREDSQGFQHSTSLGNPTTFKQKMEGKNEYMEGSAQRIEYDGRMDKVQLYTKAWVKRGADIVHGDYIMYDANAEYAEVIGGGSQAGTPGGTGGRVRAIIQPKGKKTIAPAKPAEPGAKVSSIDGSAATPAVKNMRLSRNLEVSPQLK, from the coding sequence ATGATAGGAATCGCGGTACTGAGCCTGTCATTGTCAGGTATGTCAGGCCGCGCCATGGCTGAAGCGGCCGACCGGGATAAACCTATCGACCTGGAAGCAGATACCGTCAAGGTCGATGATTCCAAGCAGATCAGTACTTACAGCGGTAATGTGATCCTGACGCAGGGCACGCTGGTGATCCATGCAGATAAACTGATCGTGCGTGAGGATAGCCAGGGGTTCCAGCACAGCACGTCTTTAGGTAACCCGACCACTTTCAAGCAGAAAATGGAAGGTAAAAACGAATATATGGAAGGCAGCGCGCAGCGTATCGAATACGATGGGCGCATGGATAAAGTGCAGCTTTACACCAAGGCCTGGGTCAAGCGCGGTGCCGATATCGTGCATGGCGATTACATCATGTATGACGCCAATGCAGAATATGCAGAAGTGATTGGCGGCGGTTCACAGGCTGGCACGCCAGGCGGTACCGGCGGCCGTGTGCGTGCCATTATCCAGCCTAAAGGTAAAAAAACCATTGCGCCTGCTAAACCAGCGGAGCCTGGCGCCAAGGTCAGTTCGATAGACGGCAGTGCAGCGACGCCGGCGGTAAAAAACATGCGTTTGAGCCGTAATTTAGAAGTCAGCCCCCAGCTTAAATAA
- the lptC gene encoding LPS export ABC transporter periplasmic protein LptC gives MHFGTKAAITFPLALLMLLALLTFWINRSVQPPAPRLDGSSRHDPDYIMSNFVTTQTDINGDLRYKLAAVEMRHFPDNDTTELQRPRYTQFAIGKPYTEVQGLRGFVSTDGEEIKLLDNVKVTRQAYAGKGEMTVETDYLNIRPNDELVTTDRPVVIRQAPKTVIYATGMIYEKKQHTVTLLHKVRAHYERPVMDKGAATSTQTDNAGKKTAAGKQEKNHNGENKPLNTGQKTLKQDKSNTNNVRIRRHYE, from the coding sequence ATGCATTTCGGTACCAAGGCTGCGATCACATTTCCATTGGCATTGCTGATGCTGCTAGCGTTGCTGACGTTCTGGATCAATCGGTCAGTGCAGCCGCCGGCACCCAGGCTCGATGGCAGTAGCCGCCATGACCCTGACTATATCATGAGCAATTTTGTGACTACGCAGACTGATATTAATGGCGACCTGCGCTACAAACTGGCGGCGGTGGAAATGCGGCACTTCCCGGACAATGATACGACAGAGCTGCAGCGGCCGCGCTATACGCAGTTCGCGATAGGCAAACCATACACCGAGGTGCAGGGGCTGCGCGGTTTTGTGTCGACCGATGGTGAAGAAATCAAGTTGCTTGATAATGTGAAAGTAACGCGCCAGGCATATGCCGGTAAAGGGGAAATGACGGTTGAAACGGATTACCTCAATATCAGGCCCAATGATGAATTGGTGACGACAGACCGGCCGGTCGTTATCCGGCAGGCTCCCAAAACCGTGATTTATGCGACAGGCATGATTTATGAAAAGAAACAGCATACCGTGACTTTGCTGCATAAAGTGCGTGCGCATTATGAAAGGCCAGTCATGGATAAGGGCGCGGCAACATCGACACAAACAGACAATGCGGGCAAGAAAACAGCGGCCGGCAAGCAGGAAAAAAACCATAACGGTGAAAACAAGCCGTTGAATACAGGGCAGAAAACCCTTAAACAGGATAAATCCAACACTAACAATGTGCGCATTCGGAGACACTATGAATAA
- a CDS encoding KdsC family phosphatase, which produces MSVTDNNIDLNQRLQKIRLLILDVDGVMTDGGLTIGDDGQEYKTFHSHDGLGMKLLKASGVSLAIITGRTSNVVKKRAETTGVAHFYQGVEDKLLAFHDLVKSSGLQPDQCAFMGDDVVDLPPMLQCGLAIAVPDSPALLLKHAHYVTYKSGGRGAVREVCELLMQAQGTFDAQMAQFLTQANISN; this is translated from the coding sequence ATGAGCGTTACAGATAATAATATTGATTTGAACCAGCGGTTACAGAAAATCAGGTTGCTGATCCTGGATGTGGACGGTGTAATGACCGATGGCGGCCTGACGATAGGCGACGATGGGCAGGAGTATAAGACTTTTCATTCCCATGATGGCCTGGGGATGAAGCTGCTCAAGGCTAGCGGGGTTTCACTGGCCATTATTACCGGGCGCACTTCAAATGTAGTCAAGAAGCGCGCAGAGACCACCGGCGTCGCTCATTTCTATCAGGGTGTTGAAGATAAGCTGCTGGCATTTCACGACCTGGTGAAATCCAGCGGTTTGCAGCCGGACCAGTGTGCTTTCATGGGGGATGACGTCGTGGATCTGCCGCCCATGCTGCAATGCGGGCTGGCAATTGCGGTGCCGGATTCGCCGGCCCTGCTGCTGAAACATGCGCACTATGTGACTTACAAGTCAGGTGGACGCGGCGCGGTGCGTGAAGTGTGTGAATTGCTCATGCAGGCGCAGGGTACGTTTGATGCGCAGATGGCGCAATTCCTGACACAGGCAAACATCAGCAATTAG
- a CDS encoding KpsF/GutQ family sugar-phosphate isomerase, giving the protein MNQAVDRNKTLQLAKEVLLLEAREVELLAERLDQSFADAVACVLQCRGRVVVSGMGKSGHVGGKIASTLASTGTPAFFMHPAEASHGDLGMITAGDVVIALSNSGESDEILAIVPPLKRLGATIIAITGNDASTLAKAADIHLSAHVAKEACPLGLAPTSSTTVALALGDALALCVLDLRDFTAEDFARSHPGGSLGRRLLVRVSDVMRAGADVPQVPVTATLPEGLLEMSRKGLGLTAVVDERGAAVGIFTDGDLRRAFEQNIDVAAASIKDVMHQQPKTILSDELAMVAVEMMEQCKVNGLLVVDGAGVLVGALNMHDLLLAKVV; this is encoded by the coding sequence ATGAATCAGGCTGTAGACCGGAATAAAACGCTCCAACTGGCGAAAGAGGTTCTGCTGCTGGAAGCGCGTGAGGTTGAGCTGCTGGCAGAACGGCTGGATCAGAGTTTTGCCGATGCGGTGGCGTGTGTGCTGCAATGCCGGGGACGCGTGGTTGTGAGCGGTATGGGTAAGTCCGGACATGTCGGCGGTAAGATCGCCTCTACGCTTGCCAGTACCGGTACTCCTGCGTTTTTCATGCATCCGGCCGAAGCCAGCCATGGCGACCTTGGCATGATTACAGCCGGTGATGTCGTGATCGCGCTTTCAAACTCAGGAGAAAGCGACGAGATACTGGCGATCGTGCCGCCGCTGAAAAGGCTGGGGGCAACCATTATAGCCATCACCGGCAATGATGCTTCTACGCTGGCGAAAGCGGCTGATATACATTTGAGCGCCCATGTCGCGAAGGAAGCCTGTCCGCTTGGATTGGCGCCTACTTCAAGCACTACGGTCGCCTTGGCGCTTGGTGATGCGCTGGCATTGTGTGTGCTGGACCTGCGTGATTTTACCGCAGAAGACTTTGCCCGTTCCCATCCCGGCGGCAGCCTGGGGCGCCGGTTGCTGGTTCGTGTCAGCGATGTGATGCGCGCCGGTGCCGATGTGCCGCAGGTGCCCGTCACTGCAACCCTGCCGGAAGGCCTGCTTGAAATGTCGCGCAAGGGGCTGGGTTTGACGGCTGTGGTGGACGAGCGCGGCGCAGCGGTCGGCATATTTACCGATGGCGACCTGAGGCGTGCCTTTGAGCAGAACATTGATGTTGCCGCTGCAAGCATCAAGGATGTGATGCATCAGCAACCTAAAACGATTCTGAGTGATGAGCTGGCGATGGTTGCCGTAGAAATGATGGAGCAATGCAAGGTCAACGGGCTCCTGGTGGTTGACGGGGCGGGTGTCCTGGTCGGCGCGTTGAATATGCATGACCTGTTACTGGCAAAGGTGGTTTGA
- a CDS encoding cation:proton antiporter produces the protein MFNTLPLILILLISSVFAVALFRAFNLPAMLAYFLVGLALGPHTFGLLPDSEANREFAEFGIVFLMFSIGLEFSLPQLYAMRKKVLGLGGGQVLITLMLTMVISKLAGLSWATAFVIGAALAMSSTAIVSKILAERIDLNSRHGRLSIGVLLFQDIAVVPMLVLIPALGIANANLMDVLGLALLKAIAMLLLLFTIGKWLINPWFNLVASQRSRELFVMNVLMVTLLLAFATKLAGLSYALGAFIAGMLISETKFRYQVESDISPFRDILLGLFFISVGMLINMQQIYDHAGLIVLILFGFILFKALIVAAVVRFFKYEAGVAIRTALILAQAGEFSFVILALGAEHKLISGVALQAVLAASLLSMVIAPFLIQYNGRITRRLVGSYTRNSGKVVEEIEEAGRHLHDHVVICGYGRSGQYLGRFLREEKIPYIALDIDPARVLEAAAAGENVMFGDAARRVVLSAAGCARAKALIISYADNRAAMKILHIAQESYPHVPVIVRTVDDSHMEQLRAAGAAEVVPEILEGSLMLASHALMLLGVPLNRVVKRIRLFREERYKLFKGYFHGASDTDNEDLEKQQVRLHSVIITNSAFAIGRSLADMQLDVFDVEVKAIRRPNSNGAELSTNSLLAEGDVIVLLGQTTGLANAENALLIGRVATK, from the coding sequence ATGTTCAACACATTACCGTTAATTCTGATACTGCTGATTAGCTCGGTATTTGCCGTGGCATTATTCCGTGCATTCAACTTGCCGGCAATGCTTGCCTATTTCCTGGTGGGATTGGCATTAGGCCCGCATACTTTCGGCCTGCTGCCGGATAGCGAGGCCAACCGCGAATTTGCAGAATTCGGCATCGTATTTTTAATGTTCAGCATTGGCCTGGAGTTCAGCCTGCCGCAGCTGTATGCGATGCGAAAGAAAGTATTGGGGCTGGGCGGCGGCCAGGTGCTGATTACGCTCATGCTCACCATGGTCATTTCCAAACTGGCGGGGCTAAGCTGGGCAACGGCATTCGTGATCGGCGCCGCTTTAGCCATGTCATCCACGGCCATTGTTTCCAAGATCCTGGCCGAACGCATCGACCTGAACTCCCGCCACGGCCGGCTGAGTATCGGCGTACTGCTGTTCCAGGACATTGCAGTCGTTCCCATGCTGGTACTCATCCCGGCGCTGGGCATCGCCAATGCGAACCTGATGGATGTGCTGGGCCTGGCGTTACTGAAGGCGATTGCAATGCTATTACTGCTGTTCACTATCGGCAAATGGCTGATTAACCCGTGGTTCAACCTGGTTGCCAGCCAGCGCTCGCGCGAACTGTTTGTCATGAACGTGCTCATGGTGACTTTGCTGCTGGCGTTTGCGACCAAACTCGCCGGCCTGTCCTATGCGCTCGGCGCCTTTATCGCCGGCATGCTGATTTCAGAAACCAAGTTCAGGTACCAGGTGGAATCCGACATTTCGCCATTTCGCGATATTCTGCTGGGTCTGTTCTTTATCAGCGTCGGCATGCTCATCAATATGCAGCAGATTTATGACCATGCCGGACTGATCGTGCTGATCCTGTTCGGCTTCATCCTGTTTAAGGCGCTCATCGTGGCTGCGGTCGTACGCTTCTTCAAATACGAGGCTGGCGTAGCCATCCGCACCGCACTGATCCTGGCGCAGGCAGGTGAATTCAGCTTTGTGATTCTGGCACTGGGTGCCGAACATAAACTGATCAGCGGCGTGGCACTGCAAGCCGTGCTTGCTGCATCGCTGCTATCGATGGTGATCGCACCTTTCCTGATCCAATACAACGGCAGGATAACAAGGCGGCTGGTCGGCAGCTACACACGCAACAGCGGCAAAGTGGTAGAGGAGATTGAAGAAGCAGGCCGGCATCTGCATGACCACGTCGTGATTTGCGGCTATGGCCGCAGCGGCCAGTACCTTGGGCGCTTTCTGCGTGAGGAAAAAATCCCTTACATCGCACTGGATATTGACCCGGCACGGGTTCTGGAAGCCGCCGCAGCTGGTGAAAACGTGATGTTTGGCGACGCCGCAAGACGGGTTGTGCTTTCAGCTGCCGGCTGCGCGCGCGCCAAAGCACTGATCATCAGTTATGCCGACAATCGTGCCGCGATGAAGATCCTGCATATCGCTCAGGAAAGCTACCCGCATGTACCCGTCATCGTGCGCACCGTGGATGATTCGCACATGGAACAACTGCGTGCGGCCGGGGCAGCCGAAGTGGTGCCGGAAATACTCGAAGGCAGCCTCATGCTGGCCTCACACGCGCTGATGCTGCTGGGTGTGCCGCTCAACCGCGTAGTGAAGCGCATTCGCTTATTCCGTGAGGAACGCTACAAACTGTTCAAAGGCTATTTCCACGGCGCTTCGGATACCGACAATGAAGACCTCGAAAAACAGCAGGTGCGCCTGCATTCAGTGATTATCACCAACAGTGCGTTTGCGATTGGCAGAAGCCTTGCCGATATGCAGCTGGATGTTTTTGATGTTGAAGTCAAAGCCATTCGCCGCCCCAATTCAAATGGCGCAGAGCTATCGACCAATAGCCTGCTTGCCGAAGGCGATGTCATTGTATTGCTGGGCCAGACCACCGGCCTGGCCAATGCCGAGAATGCCTTGCTGATCGGGCGTGTAGCAACCAAGTAG